Within Psychrobacter sp. DAB_AL43B, the genomic segment ATAACACGCCTGTTGAAACTGCTCCTGTTGCTACCAATGACAGCGTAACCACTTTACCTGGCGCGCCTGTTACGACCAACATTATTACCAATGATACTGATGCAAATAACGATCCATTAACCGTAAAAAACTTCACGGTTGGCGGCGAAACTTATCTGCCAGGTAATGACGCGACTATTCCAAACGTCGGTACCATCACCGTGGGTACCGATGGTAGCTTAACCTTTACGCCAGTTCCGGGTTATGTCGGTTCAGTGCCACCTGTTGATTACACCGTCACCGATAGTAAAGGTGGAGAAGATACGGGTACCGTTACCTTTACTGATGTGCCGAACACCCCGCCCGTTGCCACCAATGACAGCGTGACCACTTTGCCTGGCGCGCCTGTTACGACCAACATTATTACCAATGATACTGATGCAAATAACGATCCATTAACCGTAAAAAACTTCACGGTTGGCGGCGAAACTTATCTGCCAGGTAATGACGCGACGATTCCAAATGTCGGTACCATCACCGTAGGCACAGACGGTAACCTAATCTTCACCCCAGAGACCAATTACGCAGGTCCAGTGCCACCGGTTGATTACACCGTGACTGATGGTAAAGGTGGCAAAGACACCGGCACCGTGACCTTCACCGATGTACCAAACGCACCTGTTGCTGAAGATGACACAGCAATAGGTGAAACAGGTAAGTCAGTCATCGTTGATGTGGTCAATAACGATAATGATGATGATGGTGACTTGGATCCAACGACCGTTAGACTCATTGATCCTGATACCGGTAACAAAGTCACGAACATTGAAGTTACAGGCGAAGGTACTTGGAAGGTTGATCCTGTGACAGGTGAAGTCACCTTTACTCCACAGTCAGGCTTCATCGGTGATCCGACGCCTGTTGAATATGTAGTGTCTGACAAAAACGGTCTTGAATCAAACCAAGCAACTATTAAAGTGGATTATCCACCTGCTATAGACGACACCGTTTCTATGCAAGAAGATTCTGGAACTATTTCTGGTAATGTACTTACTAATGACCAACTGGGTCTGACAGTAACAGGTATTCAAATTGGCGGAACTAACTATGCTGTTGGAACTGCTACTGTAATTGCAGGTGTGGGTACCATACAGATTGATAGTAATGGTGAATACAGCTTTACTCCTGTACTTGACTATAGCGGAGAGGTTCCTACTATTACTTATACGGTTAGTGATAGCATTACGACGGATACAGCAGATTTAAATATTGAGGTTATAGCGGTTGCAGACAAACCAACCGCAGGTAACTTTGCTTTTGATCCACCTGATCTGAGTTTAAATATTCAAACTTGGTCTAATGTCAAAAATGTCAATGGTCAAAACCTATTGGCTAATAAGGGTAATGGAGCAAGTGAAGAGATTTTATTAAGTTCGATTGATTACTTAAGAGCTAACTTAGGCTCAACTGTAAACAACACCGGTCCTGATAATACTGTTATTAACAACACTGGTTCTGGATTAACAACTAGCCTAGCTGATGCTACTCTACCTACTTTTGATGCCGTTTATATCTCTGGTTATGTATTCCTTGAGACGGGTCAAACTTATGAATACTCAGGGAGTGGCGATGATAGTGCGGCGATCGTCATTGGTGATGATGTGTCTTCATTACATGTAAATTGGAAAGGTACTAGTACTAGTGGAAATGGTGAGTTCAGCGTAACTCAATCTGGTTTTTATAGTTTTCAATTTTATGCTCATAATGCAGAAGGTGTTGGCAATTATAATTTTGCAGTTGAAAATAGTGATGGGTCGGTTATGAAATATTATCCGAATCTTACTGCTATTCAAGATAGTCTAGACAATACGAGTTATATTTTAGGCGATTATGATGCGGGTGCCGATGGAAGCAATGACACAGGATTCTACCCCGTGAATATAGGGTATCAAGGTGCGTCTACAGCTACTATCAGCTTAACGGGTATTGTTCTAGAAACGACTGATACTGATGGTTCAGAATACTTGTCATTTAACATGTCAGGCTTACCGGCTGGTGCAGCCCTGTCGTTTAAGGATGGTGATAGTGTTGCTCAATCTATAACTGTAGATGCAAATGGCATAGCCAGTTATATACCGACAGATAAAGATGCAGGTACAGCACTATATACGGACTTTACACTCACTGTTAATTCCATCGCTGACTCTTTACTTGACGTGAGCTTAACCGTAACGTCTACTGAAAAATCAAATGGTGATAGTTCATCGTCTACATTGGATTTCGAGGTTAAAGTAACGGATGCTACAGGTCCACGTCCATTCTCTAATGATGATAGCTTATCTATGGATGATGGCACTGGTGTCGATACTTTGGTTATTAATACTAATATTGACTTCAGTAACTTTGATTCAACAGTGTATGCAGGCTTTGAAGTTATTGATATGACCGGTAACGGTGAACAGTCGCTGACCAATCTTAGTACCAGCGATGTATTGGATATCATCAATGACACGGTGATGTTTGATAAAGGTTTGATTATTAATGGGGATAATGAGGATAGTGTCTCGTTATTAGGTTGGAACAACTCAACTAGTACTGTAGAACAAGGCGGTATTGACTATAACGTTTATAGTTTTGCCGACAATATCGGTACTCCTAACCTATTGATACAAGATGATATCGCTGTCACTATAATTTAAGATAAGGATGAGATGCGGCTGCTATAGCGCATCTTATACAAACCAAAACATACAGCTCTCGTCATTCAAAAAGCCATAATTTGTTATGGCTTTTTGAATATTAAGTTAGGACAATAGTTTAAGTACAATGATTATCTATCACGTTCTGATGTCTCAGGCATCATCTGAGTTTTATTCGCAGATGAGGATATGGAAGATGTAATAGGAGTAATAGGATAGTCGTACTGTACTGAAGGCGTTGCTGTTGCACTCTTATTGGATGGTGAACCGCCCCGGGATTGTCGGAGACTCAACATTCTGAGAGAATACGACAATGAAAACACGAAACTACACTCCTGAGATTAAAGAACGCGCCGTTCGTATGCTCATTGAAGCAGCAAATGACTATCCCTCCACATGGTCAGCCATTCAAGCCATTGCCCCTAAGATTGGCTGCACGCCGCCTGAGACCCTGCGATCCTGGCATAAAAAGCACATCGATCAAACTATTCCTGCCTCAGTGCAAGCGCAAAGTGACAAAGAGCGCATCAAAGAGCTTGAACGCGAGAATAAAGAGCTTAAGCAAGCTAATGAAATCATCAGGAAGGCTGCGGCTTTTTTCGCCCAGGCGGAGCTCGACCGTCCACCCAAGTAATGATTAGTTTTATTAATGATAACAAAGCTGAGTATGGGGTCGAGCTGATCTGTAGAGTCCTACCGATTGCCCCGTCAACTTATTATCGTGCTCAAGACTTAAGCGACAACCCACACAAGCGTTCACTGCGCAGTCAGCATGGCGACTTTTACATCGGTGAGATTAAACGTATTTGGCAGGTCAGAAAATTTAAAGGTTGCTCGTTGTACCATAGAGCGTTTAATGAGCCAGCATGGCCTACAAGGCGTTTGGCGCGGTAAAGGTAAAATAACAACTCACAGCCGTGATGATCAAAAGCGTGCTGATGACTTGGTTAATCGTAACTTTAGCGCTCATCGCCCTAACCAGCTCTGGGTGGCGGACTTTACCTATATCAAGACGACAAGCGGCTGGGTCTATACCGCTTTTATTATTGATGTGTTTGCTCGCGCTATTGTGGGCTGGAAAGTATCGAATCGCATGAATACCGATATGGTGATGGCGGCATTAAACCAAGCAATAGCAGATAGAAACAATCCCAAAGATGTCATTCATCACAGTGATCGAGGGGTTCAGTACTTATCTATTCGCTATACCGATAAGATGACGGACTCTGGCGTGATTGCTTCTGTTGGTACAACAGGCGATTCATACGACAATGCATTGGCTGAAACGGTCAATGGGCTTTACAAGTCTGAGGTGATTCATTATTTAAAGCATAACTGGACTGGTGTGAACGATGTTGAACTGGCAACCCTTGAGTGGGTGGACTGGTTTAATAAAACCCGTTTGCATAGCACGATTGGATATGTGTCACCCTTTGAGTTTGAAAAGCGGTATTATGATAATTTAACCCTGTCAGGCATTGCTGCCTGACTCAAGTAAAACACTCTCCGATATAGTCGGGGCGGTTCAGTAGAGTAAGCTTGATACTGTCATATCTGGCTTTGATTGCGGCTTTTAACTTCGCCAATCAGCTTAGCGAGTTGTTCAGTATCCTTATCAATGTCAGCAACTAATTGTTGATATTCTTTAGCCTGTTTAAGGGTATACCCCAAGAGAACTACCTAAAACGCCCCAAAAACCAATTAATAGACCACTCAAAATAGACCAG encodes:
- a CDS encoding Ig-like domain-containing protein; the encoded protein is MNTIIVKTHNANSTVDQVQVITKDGQPTVIAAADKVNYEFHDTAIGRAPNHIVTKRIKNDLHVSFEEDGQDSDLIIEGFYDSSDSALLGIAEDGEYYYYIPDTGETYDYVTQLAIGDTEGQALGGAQYVAAAGLPWWIPAAAGLGLIGLVAGSSRGKDNDDNDNTPVETAPVATNDSVTTLPGAPVTTNIITNDTDANNDPLTVKNFTVGGETYLPGNDATIPNVGTITVGTDGSLTFTPVPGYVGSVPPVDYTVTDSKGGEDTGTVTFTDVPNTPPVATNDSVTTLPGAPVTTNIITNDTDANNDPLTVKNFTVGGETYLPGNDATIPNVGTITVGTDGNLIFTPETNYAGPVPPVDYTVTDGKGGKDTGTVTFTDVPNAPVAEDDTAIGETGKSVIVDVVNNDNDDDGDLDPTTVRLIDPDTGNKVTNIEVTGEGTWKVDPVTGEVTFTPQSGFIGDPTPVEYVVSDKNGLESNQATIKVDYPPAIDDTVSMQEDSGTISGNVLTNDQLGLTVTGIQIGGTNYAVGTATVIAGVGTIQIDSNGEYSFTPVLDYSGEVPTITYTVSDSITTDTADLNIEVIAVADKPTAGNFAFDPPDLSLNIQTWSNVKNVNGQNLLANKGNGASEEILLSSIDYLRANLGSTVNNTGPDNTVINNTGSGLTTSLADATLPTFDAVYISGYVFLETGQTYEYSGSGDDSAAIVIGDDVSSLHVNWKGTSTSGNGEFSVTQSGFYSFQFYAHNAEGVGNYNFAVENSDGSVMKYYPNLTAIQDSLDNTSYILGDYDAGADGSNDTGFYPVNIGYQGASTATISLTGIVLETTDTDGSEYLSFNMSGLPAGAALSFKDGDSVAQSITVDANGIASYIPTDKDAGTALYTDFTLTVNSIADSLLDVSLTVTSTEKSNGDSSSSTLDFEVKVTDATGPRPFSNDDSLSMDDGTGVDTLVINTNIDFSNFDSTVYAGFEVIDMTGNGEQSLTNLSTSDVLDIINDTVMFDKGLIINGDNEDSVSLLGWNNSTSTVEQGGIDYNVYSFADNIGTPNLLIQDDIAVTII